From the genome of Fundidesulfovibrio terrae:
CGCCTACCATCCCGGCCGCTCCTGCGGCTCGGGCCAGGGTGGCGATGGCCCTGGACACCCGGTCGGCGGGCAGGAACTCGGAGGTCCGGGCCATGAGCCCGAACGCTTCGGTGAGCAGGGCGTCACCCGCCAGGATGGCCATGGCCTCCCCGAACACCTTGTGGTTGGAGGGCCTGCCCCGGCGCAGGTCGTCGTCGTCCATGGCCGGAAGGTCGTCGTGCACCAGCGAATAGGTGTGGATGTATTCAAACGACGCGGCAAAGGGCATGGCTGCCTGGGCGGGCGCGCCCAGCATGCGCGCGAAGCACAGGCACAAGACGGGCCGCAGGCGCTTGCCCCCGGCCAGCAGGCTGTATTCCATGGACTCCAGGAGTCCCGCCGGGATGCCCTTTCCCTTGAGCGAACCGCGCAGGAAGGCTTCCACTCCGTCGGCGTAATTCTTCAAGCGTTGCTTGACAGGCACGTCACTTCTCCTCGCTTGCGTTGGCGTCGAACGGCGCGAGCCCTTCCGGTGTCACCTGGCTCACGGCCAGCCGGGCCTCGTCCAGCTGTTTGCGGCAGGAGGCCGTGAGCGAAAGCCCCTCCTTGTACAGGGACACGCCCTGCTCCAGGGCCAGCTCTCCGGATTCAAGCTGATCGACTATCTTCTGCAACCGTTCGAGATTGTTTTCGAAACTATTCTGCTTGTCGTTCATGAGCCCCCCTTGCCCCCAAGGCCTTCGGCGCTTTCGGCCGTGAACAGCGGGGTCGGGTCCACGGCCTGGCCCAGAATCTTCATGCCGAAATGAAGGTGTGGACCCGTGGCGCGCCCGGAGGCCCCCACCTGTCCCACCTGATGGCCGCGCTCCACGTACTGGCCCAGCACAACGTCAACGCGCGACAGATGGAAGTACATGGAGATCACGCCCTGTCCGTGATCGATGAATACCGACTTTCCGTTGAAGTAGAAATCCCCCACCAGGACCACCTTGCCCTGGTTGGCGGCAGCGACCGGGTCGCCTGTCTTGCCGTCCAGGTCCAGCCCGGAATGGGGGCTGCGCGGCTGGCCGTTCAAAATCCGGCGCAGGCCGAAGGCGCTGGTCACCTCGCCCGGAACGGGACGGAGAAACGGAAAGCTCCAGAAACGGCGGGGTGTTATTCCGGCCAGGGCCTTGGTGATCAGTTCCTGCTCGCGCTTGATGCGGGCCAGATCATCCTTGGAAGGCGTGACCATCTTGGGCGGCAGCTTCAGGCGCTGTTCCGGGAAATCCACGGCGTTGACCGTGATCTTGCCCAGCACCATCTCGCGCCGGTTGGGCCGCAGGGCCTCCACCACAAGGGTCTGCTCGCCGTGGGGGCAGCCAAGCCCGGCGCCAAGGAGGACCTCGCCCCGAAACGCGCCTTCGCGCCTGTTCATGGTCACGTCCACGGTCTTTCCCAGCCACTCCACCGTGACCTTCTCCACCTGGTTCTGCAGGCGCACCTCCACCAGGAAGGGAGCTCCCTCGCCCACTGCCTCGGGCACAGTGACGGAAAGCGGCCCCTCCACCAGGGTGGCGGCCTGCGAGACGGCGGCGAACGCCAGAAAAAGAAGCGCCACGAGCGCCCGGATGATCATTTCCGGTTCTTCTCCACGCCCGAGACGGCGGTCTTCACCGTGCCGTCGCGGACCACGATGTCCAGTGCGTCGCCGGGGCGGACCTCGTCCACCCGACGCAGAAAAGTTCCATCGGCCTTGCGGGCCATGACATAGCCCCGATCGAGCGGGGCCTCGGGATCGAGCCCGGCAAGCCGCGCCGCCATGAGGTCCAGGCGCGCGGCCGAGCGTTCCAGGCAGCGCTCCCCAGTGGGTTGCAGACGGCTCGCCGCAGCCTCCAGGCGCGTACCGAGAGCCTCGATCCATGCAGGGCCGAACGCGCTCAGGCGTCGCTCCAGGCCGTCCAGCCGGGCTTCGCCCTGCGCGGGCAGGGCCTGTCCCGCGCGCGCAAGCCGCGCCTCAAGCATGCCGAGCGCGCCTTGCGGTCCGGCAGCCAACGCCCGTCCGGACCGGGCCAGACGCCCGCACAGGTCGTCCAGGCGCTCGCCCAGGCGATCGACCTTGCCCCGTGGGGACAGCCAGGACAATGCCTTCGCCAGCGCCTCCAGACGTTCAGCCTTACCACGCGTGAAACGCGAAAACGCCTGGTTCAAGCGCATGTCCAATTCGTCGGCGCGCTGGGCCAGCACCGCGCGGTCGGGCCACAGGAGCTGGGCCGCGTGGCTTGGCGTGGCAGCGCGCACGTCGGCCACCAGGTCCGCGATGGTGGTGTCCACCTCGTGCCCCACGCCGGTCAGCACGGGAACGGAGCTTTTGAACACCGCCTGGGCCACGGCCTCGGTGTTGAAGGCCCACAGGTCCTCGATGGAGCCGCCGCCCCGCGTCAGCACCACCACTTCGGCCCAGCCGTCGCTCGCGGCCGCGTCAAGGGCCTCGGCGATCTGGCCCGGAGCGGCCTCGCCCTGCACCAGGGCCGGAAAGATGCGCACCTCGCAACCCGTGCCGCGAGCATTCGCCACGCGCAGAAAATCCCGGATGGCCGCGCCCGTCGGAGCCGTGACCACGGCCACGCGCCGGGGATTTGCCGGAAGCGGGCGCTTGCGCTCAGGGGCGAACAGCCCCTGGGCCCCCATGCGCTGCTTGAGGGCCTCGAACTCCATGTAGAGCCGTCCCAGGCCCATGTCCTGCACCAGCTCCGCCACCAGCTGGTAGGCCCCGCGCGGGGCGTACACCGTGAGCCGCCCGGCGCAGAGCACGTCCGCTCCGTCGGCAAGCCAGGACGAATCCGCGGGACCGTCCATCACCTCGCCGGTCAGCGGGTCGTAGCGTTCCGAGCCGTTGAGAGTCACCCCGGACTGGCTGCCCTTGAACCAGACCACGTTCAGCACGGCTTCCTCGTCCTTGAGCGAGAAGTACACGTGCCCCGAGGCCGGACGGGCCAGGTTGGACACCTGACCCCGCACCCACACGAAGGGGAACTGGCCCTCCACGACGTCCTTGAGGGCGCGGGTGATCTCGCCGACGCGGAAGATGTGCTGCATCGGTCAGATCGCCGGTATGCGGTTCGTGGTGGCGGCCATCGTCGTGGGGGGAGCCTCCGGCGGCCAAAGGGCTCTCGCCCTATGGAATCCCTCATGGTGAATACGGTGCTGCCCGGAGCCCGTTCCGGAAAGCGCCAAGGGTTGTTCGGTCAAACGCTGGACCAGAGCTATCTGGCGTTCCAGCCGGCCAGCACCTGCTCCCGCCACGCGGTGAACGCGGCCTCGAAACCCTCCACCGGCAGCTCGGACTTCTCGCCCGTGCGGCGGTCCTTCACCTCGATCACGCCGCGCGCCAAGCCCTTGCCGCCGATGACGACCTGCATGGGCATGCCCATGAGGTCCACGTCCTTGAACTTCACGCCCGGGCGCTCGTCGCGGTCGTCCAGCAGCGCGTCCACGCCCTGGGTGCCCAGCCAGCCGTAGATTTCCTCGGCCTTGGCCAGGGCCTCGCCTTTCACGTCCAGGCACAGGACGGCCGCCTCGTAGGGAGCCAGGGCGGGCGGGAACTTGATGCCGTTGCCGTCGTGGTTCTGCTCGATGCAGGCCGCCACCACCCGCGACACGCCTATTCCGTAGCACCCCATGTACACGATGCGTTCCTTGCCCTGCTCGTCCAGGAAGGTGGCCTTCATGGCCTCGGAATACTTGTACCCCAGCTTGAACACGTGCCCCACCTCGATCCCCTTGGTCAGGGACAGGCCCGTGGCGCACTTGGGGCAGGGGTCGCCGCTCGTCACCGAACGCAGGTCCGCGTAGTTGGTGACGAAGGCGTCGTCGTCCAGGTCCACGTGGATCAGGTGCTCGTCGGCGGCGTTGGCGCCTACGACCCAGTCGGTGTCGTTGGCCAGCTCGCGGTCGGCCAGGATGGTCTTGATGTTCAGCTTCACCGGCCCGGCGAAGCCCACGGGAGCGCCGGTCCAGGCCTGCACCTGCTCGGGAGACGCCAGGGCCACGTCCTGGGCCTTGAGGGCGTTCTTCAGCTTCACTTCGTTGAGCTCGCGGTCGCCGCGCACCAGCGCGGCCACGGGCTGACCGTCGGCCACGAAAAGAAGCGTCTTGACCACCTTCTTCACGGGCACGTTCAGAAATTCCGCCACCTCCTCCACGGTGTGCTTTCCGGGCGTGGGCACGCGCTTGAACTCGGGGCAGTTGCCGGGCTTGGTCCCGGCGGGAGCCACGGCCTCGGCCTTCTCCAGGTTGGCCCCGTAGGCGCAGGCGGAGCAGGCTGCCACGGTGTCCTCGCCGGTGTCGGCCAGCACCATGAACTCGTGTGAGTAGTTGCCGCCGATGGAGCCGGTGTCGGCCTCGACCGCGCGGAACCTGAGCCCCAGGCGCTCGAAAATGCGGCAGTACGCGTCGTACATGCCCTTGTAGCTCACCATGGAGCCTTCCTCGTCCTTATCGAAGGAGTAGGCGTCCTTCATGAGGAACTCGCGCCCGCGCATGAGCCCGAAACGCGGCCTGATTTCGTCGCGGAACTTGCTTTGAATCTGGTACAGGTTCAGCGGCAGCTGCCTGTAGGAGCGTACTTCGTGGCGGATGAGGTCCGTGACCACCTCCTCGTGCGTGGGCCCGAGGCAGTAGTCGCGGTCATGACGGTCCTTGAAGCGCAAAAGCTCCTTGCCGTAGAACTCCCAGCGGCCCGTCTCCTGCCAGAGATCGGCCGGCTGGACACCGGGCATGAGAATTTCCAGGGCTCCGGCACGGTCCATCTCCTCGCGCACGATGCGCGCGGCCTTGTTGAGCGAGCGCAGCCCGAGGGGCAGGAAAGTGTAGATGCCCGAGGTGAGCTTGCGGATCATGCCCGCGCGCAGCATCAGCTTGTGGCTGACCACTTCGGCGTCGGCGGGATCTTCCTTCAGGGTTGGGGCGTAGTAGCGGCTCAGTCGCATCTTTCTTCGAACTCCGTTATGATGAGGTCCAGTTCTTTCATGAATTCGGCCAGGACGTTGGCCTCGCCGCGCACCTTGCGCACCACTTCCCCCTTGCGGAAGATCACGGCGCAGTCGCGGCCCCCGGCCAGCCCGATGTCTGCTTCGCGGGCCTCTCCCGGCCCGTTCACCACGCAGCCCATGACGGCCACCTTGATGGGCGTCTTCACATGGCGCAGCTTCTTTTCCACGGCCTCGGCCATGCCCGCCAAGTCGATCTCGGTGCGCCCACAGGTGGGGCAGGAGACCATCTCCGGGCCGCGCCTGCGCAGCCCCAGGCAGCGCAGAATCTCCCAGGCGGCGTCCATCTCGTTCAAGGGGTCGCCCGTGAGCGACACCCGAAGCGTGTCCCCCAGGCCCATCCACAGGAGAATGCCCAGCCCCACGCCGGACTTGGCCGCGCCCCGAAGCGGGGTTCCGGCCTCGGTGATGCCGATGTGCAGGGGGTAGTCCACCTTCTTGGACAGAAGGGAATAGGCCGCCACGGTGGCGGGCACCGAGGAGGACTTGAGCGAAATCTTGATCTGGTCGAAGTTCTCGTCCTCGAGCATGCGCACGTGGTGCAGGGCGCTCTCCACCATGGCCTCGGGGGTGGGGCCGCCGAACTTCTCCAGCAGGTGCTTCTCCACCGACCCCGAGTTGACCCCGATGCGTATGGGCGCGCCCCGCTCCTTTGCCGCGCGAACTACGGCCGCGACCTTGTCCTGGCCGCCGATGTTGCCGGGATTGATGCGCAGGCCGTCAACGCCCGCATCCAGCGACTTGAGCGCCAGGCGGTAGTCGAAGTGGATGTCAGCGATGACCGGGATGGGCGAGGCGGCCTTGATCTGCCGAAGCGCTTTCGCGGCGTCTTCGTCGGGAACCGCCAGGCGGATGATCTCGCACCCGGCCTCGGCCAATGCCGTCACCTGGGCGATGGACGCGGCCGCGTCGCGTGTGTCCGTGTTGGTCATGGACTGCACGCGGATGGGGTTGTCCCCACCCAGGAGGACGTCCCCCAGGCGTATGACCCGGTTTTTGTGGCGGATGATGGGTGAAATCGTCTGTTCGTGGCTCATGGAGGCAGGAAGCGTAGACGATTTCCCCGGCAAAGCCAACCGGAAGTAGCCCTCCCAGGACTGTCCGCACGGCGTTTCCGGCCGCAAGCCGAGGCAAGTCCGGTTCTCCTCCCGGACGGGCCGCGCGGTCACGGCAAGAGCCTCGGACTACGCATCCGCAGGCCCATGGATCGCCAGCGGCGCTCAGAAGTAGCCCAGGGCGCGCAGCTCGGCCATGCGGGCTTCCTTCTCCTGGTTGCGCCCGGCCCGCTCATCGAGCCCGTGGGCGGCCCTGGCCGTGCAGGGCACGCACCCGAGCGACCGGTACCCCCGGTCATAGAGCTCGCAGTACGGCAGCCCGCGCGCGGTCGTGTGCGCCCAGACGTCCATTTCGGTCCAGTGCAGGATGGGGTTGGCCTGGACGTAACCCTGCCGGTCCTCCAAGTGGGTCAGGTCCGTGCGAGAGGGGTTCTCGTCGGCGCGGATGCCGGTGATGAGCACCTCCAGGCCCAGTTCAGCCACCGCCCGCCTGAGCGGGCGCACCTTGAGCCCGCCGCAACAGGCCAGCTTGTCGGCGGCGATCCGGGTCGGAACGTCCTCGGGCAGGGGGCGGACGATCCGCAGGTCCACGTCCCACTCCTCGGCCATGCGGTCGCGGAAGGCCATGACCTCGGAAAACTTGTGCCCGGTATCCAGGTTGACGGCCAGCACGCGGCGCGACCCCATGGTCTCGCGCCACAGGTCCAGGACCACGGTGGAGTCCTTGCCGCCGGTCCAGGCCAGGGCGACGCGGGCCGGGTCATGGTGCTCAATCAGGGAGGACAGGGTGCGCCGGGTTTCCGCGAGCTTGTCTTGAAGGCTTTGCATATATGAAGAATCTTGCTTGAATTGTTGGAAGAGCAGGAGGTCCATGACCATTCTTGACGACATGGCCCGGCTGATCCTCGATCGGAATCTGTGCGTGCTGGCCACGAGCTCCGACGGCATGCCGCACGCCTCGCCCATGTTCTGCATGCCAGAGCCGGACCTCGAATACATCCATATGGCCACGCTCGCAAACACGCGCAAGTGGGCGAACATTGCGGGCCAACCCCAACATGGCCCGTCTATCGAAGAGGGGGAGCCAGCACTCACCGTGGGCAGCGTGCTCGCCACCGTGAAGGGAACCGGCCAGCGGGAGAGCATTCTGGTCCTTCTTGAGACGAGCCCCCCACCGGAAGGATTTCCTGCGGGTGTCCGAATTCGAGCTGATCCGCCGCAAGCCGCTCCAGATCTAGTTTTTGACCGGTGCTGAGAATTTCCGGCGAATTAATTTGCAAAAAAATTGAAAGATTGCTTGACGGTCCCGGGTAATGTCTTTAAACACCCTCTTCTCGACGACGCGCCCGTAGCTCAGCGGATAGAGCGCCGGACTACGAATCCGTAGGTCGCACGTTCAAATCGTGCCGGGCGCACCAAGAAAACAGGGGTTTAGGACAACGGTCCTAAGCCCCTTTTTCTTTTCCGACAGCGGAAGCTTGCCGCACGCCAAGGAGGCCGCCATCATGAAGATTCTCATTCTTGCCGCAATCCTGACCTTATCCCTGTCGTTCCCGGGGAACGCGGAAGATGAGCAGGGAAAAGCCTTGTACGACAACAAGGGGAACTTCCAGGGCATCGCAAAGTCTGATTCGGCGGGGGGCTGGAACATCATGAGCAAGACGGGCGAGCTTGTGGCCCATGTGGACGCCCAGGGAAACGTCACCGATCCCCAGGGCCGCCCCAAGGGCCATGTGCGGCCAGCGCCTCAGGCGAAGCCCGCGCAGTGACCAGGCCGCGTCTCGTCATCATGCCTGGAGCGACACGAAAGCGGGCCGCCGGGTGTTCAGGGATTCTTGATCGTCAGGCGCGTCGAGGCTTCGCCACGGTCAATGCCTAGCCGAAAGAACGCCTGTCCACGGTCGCGACCAGGATTCCCGCGATGATGAGCCCGCCGCCGAAAATGTGGAACAGGGCGATATGTTCGTCCAGGATAACCACGGACTCAATAGCAGCAAACAGCGGCAGGCTGTAGTACACGATTCCCGCCAGGACCGGCCCGATGACGGAAATGGCCTTCGTCCAGAGCAGGTACGCGGCGAAGGAACAACCTATGCCGGCGTAGAGCACCGCCACAACCACGGAGGCATTCCAGGTCGGAGCGGGCATCACGGCCGCCTCCCACACCAGCGCGGGAACCATCAGAACTATGCCTGCGCCGAACATCGCCGCGTTGAAGCCCTCAAGGGAAATGCTGGCCGGTCTTTTGCGAATGAAGAGCGAGTACACCGCGAAGCAGGCCGAACCAGCCAGGGCCCACAGGTCCCCCGGGGTGAATTTCACCGCGGCGATATGTTGCCAGTCGCCGCGTGAAATGAGGGCCAGCACCCCCACGAGGACCACACCGACCCCTGCCAGGCGGCGGTAGGTGATGGGCTCGCCATAGATGATGCGCGACATGACGATGATCATGATCGGGGCCGTGGGGACCAGAAGCGCCATGTTCAGGCTTTGCGTGGTCTGGCCGGCCTTGTAGATCAGCGCGTTGAGGGCGGCGACCCCGACGAGGGCCATGGCGGCCAGGTAGCGCCAATGCTTTCGCATGCCGGGCCAATCGGCTCGGAGCTTGGGCAGGGCCACCGGAAGCATGCAGACAAGCGCCAGGGTCCACCGCCAGAAGTTCAGCTGAAGGGGCGGGATGTCGTGCGCGACGCCGCGGGCCAATACGAAATTACCCGCCCAGATGATCGTCGCGGCCAGGGCGGCGAGGTAGCCGTTTATCTTTGAGTTTGGTGGCATTGGGGGCTCTTTGGAGGCCGCGAAGACATTGCGGCCCAGTCGGGAGAGCTTACAGCGCTGCGGAGGGCGAGGCAACACGCGAGGCTGCTTCGATGGCGTGCGAGCCTGGCCGCCCGGCGGGACGACAATCCGCCCTTCTTCGATTATGCGTAGTTGACACGTTGCCTATCTCTGATCACCTAGGGGCAGAATGCGCAGGATGCGACGCCCCGCGAGCAGCCTCCACATCGCGCGGACATCGGATACCGCCATATCGGACAAAGGAAGCGAACCATGAACATAACCGTCCCCCCCGAGCTGGACCAGATCTACCTCGCCGGCCCCCTGTTCTCCGAGGCCAAGCAGGCGTGGCATCGCTCCACCAAGGCCCGCATCCAGTCCGAGACCGGCCGCAAGGTCATCTGGCCATACGAATTGCTCGATCAGTCCGAGATAGCGACCTGGGGCAACGACGCCCCCCGCAGGGTGATGGAGCGTTGCCGGGACGCCATGGCCGCCTGCAGTCTGGTGGTGGCGCTCCTGGACGGCCCCCAGGTCGACGACGGGACGGCCTGGGAAATCGGTTTCGCCCACGCCAGGTGCATCCCGGTCATCGGCATACGCACGGATTTCCGCGCCGCCGGAGACGTGCCGGGAGCCCTGGTTAACGCCATGATCCACGCCAGCTGCGAGCGGATCGTACGGAGCGTGGACGAACTGATCAAAGTGTTGAAGGCGATGTAGCGGGACAGGCGCGCACAGCGGTCGGACGCCTCGGCGCATGCGCCGAGGAACGAGAAGGCCGATCCTGGTCGATCTCGCGAACATGTTCTCAAGGGCCCTGGCCGAAACCAGGGCCTTTTGTTTTTACGATGGAGCGCTCTCGACGCGGAGCCCGGTATCGGCCGAAAGAGGCCGACACCGGGCGGGAGAACGAAACCGCCCGGGTTTCAATACCCCAGGTTCTTGCGCACGCACAGGTCGCGCGCGTGGTTGCAGTTGGCGATGCACACGGCGCGCTGGTTGGCATCTATATTCGTGTTGCAGGCGTTTGAGCAGCCGGTCCAGACCGTGTTGCAGTTGGCCTGGACATGCCTGGAGCGGTCATGCTGGGGGTTCTGCCCGCCGCCTGCACGACCCTCGATGACCACGGCCGGCGGAGGGGCTGGCACGTAGTAGCCGGGAGGCGGTGACGGAGCGTAATAAACCGGCGGTGGAGGCGGTGGCGGGGGCGGCGCATAGACCACGGGTCTGGGTTCATCCAACAGGACGATGCATCCCGTGGCGAGCCACGCCGAGGCCAACAGGACGGCGAACATCATGAGAGGCAATCTTCTACGGGCGATACGCATGTATTCCTCACACGGCAAAGGTGGGCCTCCTGTACGCCAGGTTGCCCACAAAAGCCCGTGTTGGTCGATTACTTTTTTGACAGAGTGATGGTACGCCGTGATGCTCACGGGCCATGCCGATCTGGAGTCCGTCATGTCGGCGGTGAATCAGGGGCACGTTTTCCGTTTCCTGACCAAGCCCTGTGCACGCGCGGAGGCGCGCTCATGCTGGCCCAGGGGCTCGAAATGAGCCGCTCCATGATCGAACGCCTGGAGAATCTGGCCTAGTCGCGTTCCATCAGGGAGCCCATCGCCGTGTTCATCCCGGCCCCCGAGCCTCACAAGATGCCTTAAAGCGTGGATATGTACTTGGCCAGGGCCTGCATGTCCTCGTCGCTCAGGTTCTTCACCAGGTTTTCCATGACCGTTTTCTTCTCACCGCCGTAGGTCTTGGCCTTGTAGCCGGTGAGGGCCTTGAGCACGTCTCCCTCGGCCTTGCTCTTCAGGAGCTTGCTGCCGTCCTGGCCGTGGCATCCCTGGCACCGCACGTACAGCTCCTTGCCATCGGCTGCAGCGGACACGGAAGCGAACATGCACACAAGAGCCAAACCGAGAGTGCAGGACATGATTCTCATGAAATTCCTCCGTATTTGTCGCAATGAAGATGTTTTGATACTGATCATCCCGAATCTACCGGACACTACGCCGCAAGGCAACAGGAGAAGCCGCTTATGACCATCGACGCATCCTCTCCCGCTGAACTGCTCCGGATTTCCGGCTCCTATTGGCCGACCTGCGCCCTGCACGCAGGGGCGATGCTCGACGTCTTCACGCCGCTCGACGGAGGCCCGGCGTCCGCCGCTTCCCTGGCGCCCTCCCTTGCGTGCGACGCCAGGGCGCTCACGATGCTCCTGAACGCCCTCGCCGCCATGGGCCTCGTCACCAAGGACGGCGACGCCTACGCCCTGAGCGATGCCGCCCGCCGGTTCCTGGTGAAGACCTCGCCGGACTACGTCGGCTACATCATCCGCCACCACCACCGGCTCATGCCCTCCTGGGCGCAGCTTCCCGACGCGGTACGCTCCGGGAAACCCGTGCGGGGTCGCGGCGGATCCGGGGACGGCCGCGAAGACTTCCTCCTGGGCATGTACAACCTAGCCTCGGCCATCGCCCCCAGGCTTGCCAAGTGCATCGACCTCACCGGCAGGGAGCGCTTCCTTGACCTGGGAGGCGGCCCCGGCACCTACGCGGTCCACTTCTGTCTGGCCAATCCGGGCCTGCAGGCCAGCGTGTTCGACCTGGACACGTCCGAGGCTTTCGCCCGCACCATCGCCGCCCGGCACGGCGTCGCGGACCGCATCGGCTTCATCCCGGGCGACTACCTCCAGGATCCCGTTCCCGGGGGATTTGATGTGGCCTGGCTGTCGCACATCCTGCACGCCGAAGATCCGGCTGGATGCCGGACCATCATCGGCAAGGCCGCCAAGGCACTCAAACCGGGCGGACTCGTGTTCATCCATGAGTTCATCCTGAATGACACCATGGACGGTCCCGAGTTCCCGGCGCTGTTTTCGCTGAACATGCTGCTGGGCACGGCCGGAGGCCAGTCCTACAGCGAGGCCCAGCTGCGAGGTATGCTCGAGGAAGCCGGTTTCCGAGACGTGAGAAGGCTCGATTTCAAGGGCCCCAACGATTCGGGAGTGCTGCGGGCCGTGGCCGGATAGCGGGCAAAAAACGGGCGCGGCCATACGGCCGCGCCCGCCTTGCTCGAGAACCTGCACAGGACGGACTAGGGCTCGATCTTCGAGCCGAGAATCCCCAGGAATTTGCGCATCCACTCGGGATGGGCGGGCCACGCCGGGGCGGTCACCAGGTTGCCGTCCGCGTGGGCGTTGGAAAATGTGTCGTTGATCTCCATCCACTTGCCTCCGGCAGCGATGATGTCCGGGCGCACGGCGGGATAGGCCGTGCATCCCTTGCCCTCGAGCACCCCCGCCGCCACCAGCACCTGCGGGCCATGGCAGATGGAGGCGATGGGCTTGCCCGACGAGGCGAAGTGCCGCACGATCTCCAGCACCCGTTCGTTGAGCCGGATGTACTCGGGGGCGCGCCCGCCGGGGATCACAAGCGCGTCGTAATCCAGCGGATCGAGTCTGTCGAAATCGTGGTTGATCATGAAGTTGTGGCCGGGCTTCTCGGTGTAGGTCTGGTCTCCCTCGAAGTCGTGGACAGCCGTTTTCACCTTGTCCCCGGCCTTTTTTCCCGGGCAGACGGCATGCACGTCATGTCCGACCATAAGAAGCATCTGGAAAGGAACCATCACCTCGTAATCCTCGACGAAATCACCGACGAGCATCAGGATGCGTTTTGCAGCCATCGTGGTCCTCCATGTATGGGCCGCCCTGCCGGGCGTTGCCGGTTGGCTCCCCCATAGCCGACTTTTCGACCGGATGTAAGCGGCAACACACGTGAAAATGCCCCAAACCGGGGAAGTATGAAATGCCCTGGCCGATCAGGAGGGGAAAAACTCGCCCGGAGTGCGCCCGAAATGGCGCTTGAAGGCGGCGATGAAGGCGGATGGCGATTCGTATCCGGAGTCGATGGAGACTGAGGTCACGCTCTCGCCCCGCTGCAGCCCCGAGAGCGACAGCAAGAGACGCAGGCGCAGGCGCCACTCCCTGAAACTGAGCCCCGTCTCCTTTTCGAACAGCCTGGCCAGGGTCCGGGCGGACATCCCGGCCGTGCCGGCCAGTTCCTCCAGGGTGCGGCTGTCGTCGGGCTGGTTGCGAAGCGCCGTGCAGATGCCCGCCAGGCGCGATTCCACGGGAAACGGCAGAGTGAAATCGGCTTCGGGCAAGGTCTCCAGCTGATCCAGGAGCACGGCGACCAGGCGCCCTTCAGGGCCGT
Proteins encoded in this window:
- a CDS encoding polyprenyl synthetase family protein; translation: MPVKQRLKNYADGVEAFLRGSLKGKGIPAGLLESMEYSLLAGGKRLRPVLCLCFARMLGAPAQAAMPFAASFEYIHTYSLVHDDLPAMDDDDLRRGRPSNHKVFGEAMAILAGDALLTEAFGLMARTSEFLPADRVSRAIATLARAAGAAGMVGGQALDMAYTAKAGVSLEELREMQALKTGALITAACVCGAELAGASDDLVARAKSYGQSVGAAFQIVDDVLDVVGDEKTLGKPVGSDEEQGKTTYPSLIGVDHSMDLARRHAAQAVDSLSPFEGEEAAFLRDLAQYIVDRVS
- the xseB gene encoding exodeoxyribonuclease VII small subunit; the protein is MNDKQNSFENNLERLQKIVDQLESGELALEQGVSLYKEGLSLTASCRKQLDEARLAVSQVTPEGLAPFDANASEEK
- a CDS encoding M23 family metallopeptidase, whose protein sequence is MIIRALVALLFLAFAAVSQAATLVEGPLSVTVPEAVGEGAPFLVEVRLQNQVEKVTVEWLGKTVDVTMNRREGAFRGEVLLGAGLGCPHGEQTLVVEALRPNRREMVLGKITVNAVDFPEQRLKLPPKMVTPSKDDLARIKREQELITKALAGITPRRFWSFPFLRPVPGEVTSAFGLRRILNGQPRSPHSGLDLDGKTGDPVAAANQGKVVLVGDFYFNGKSVFIDHGQGVISMYFHLSRVDVVLGQYVERGHQVGQVGASGRATGPHLHFGMKILGQAVDPTPLFTAESAEGLGGKGGS
- the xseA gene encoding exodeoxyribonuclease VII large subunit — protein: MQHIFRVGEITRALKDVVEGQFPFVWVRGQVSNLARPASGHVYFSLKDEEAVLNVVWFKGSQSGVTLNGSERYDPLTGEVMDGPADSSWLADGADVLCAGRLTVYAPRGAYQLVAELVQDMGLGRLYMEFEALKQRMGAQGLFAPERKRPLPANPRRVAVVTAPTGAAIRDFLRVANARGTGCEVRIFPALVQGEAAPGQIAEALDAAASDGWAEVVVLTRGGGSIEDLWAFNTEAVAQAVFKSSVPVLTGVGHEVDTTIADLVADVRAATPSHAAQLLWPDRAVLAQRADELDMRLNQAFSRFTRGKAERLEALAKALSWLSPRGKVDRLGERLDDLCGRLARSGRALAAGPQGALGMLEARLARAGQALPAQGEARLDGLERRLSAFGPAWIEALGTRLEAAASRLQPTGERCLERSAARLDLMAARLAGLDPEAPLDRGYVMARKADGTFLRRVDEVRPGDALDIVVRDGTVKTAVSGVEKNRK
- a CDS encoding proline--tRNA ligase, with translation MRLSRYYAPTLKEDPADAEVVSHKLMLRAGMIRKLTSGIYTFLPLGLRSLNKAARIVREEMDRAGALEILMPGVQPADLWQETGRWEFYGKELLRFKDRHDRDYCLGPTHEEVVTDLIRHEVRSYRQLPLNLYQIQSKFRDEIRPRFGLMRGREFLMKDAYSFDKDEEGSMVSYKGMYDAYCRIFERLGLRFRAVEADTGSIGGNYSHEFMVLADTGEDTVAACSACAYGANLEKAEAVAPAGTKPGNCPEFKRVPTPGKHTVEEVAEFLNVPVKKVVKTLLFVADGQPVAALVRGDRELNEVKLKNALKAQDVALASPEQVQAWTGAPVGFAGPVKLNIKTILADRELANDTDWVVGANAADEHLIHVDLDDDAFVTNYADLRSVTSGDPCPKCATGLSLTKGIEVGHVFKLGYKYSEAMKATFLDEQGKERIVYMGCYGIGVSRVVAACIEQNHDGNGIKFPPALAPYEAAVLCLDVKGEALAKAEEIYGWLGTQGVDALLDDRDERPGVKFKDVDLMGMPMQVVIGGKGLARGVIEVKDRRTGEKSELPVEGFEAAFTAWREQVLAGWNAR
- the ispG gene encoding flavodoxin-dependent (E)-4-hydroxy-3-methylbut-2-enyl-diphosphate synthase, with translation MSHEQTISPIIRHKNRVIRLGDVLLGGDNPIRVQSMTNTDTRDAAASIAQVTALAEAGCEIIRLAVPDEDAAKALRQIKAASPIPVIADIHFDYRLALKSLDAGVDGLRINPGNIGGQDKVAAVVRAAKERGAPIRIGVNSGSVEKHLLEKFGGPTPEAMVESALHHVRMLEDENFDQIKISLKSSSVPATVAAYSLLSKKVDYPLHIGITEAGTPLRGAAKSGVGLGILLWMGLGDTLRVSLTGDPLNEMDAAWEILRCLGLRRRGPEMVSCPTCGRTEIDLAGMAEAVEKKLRHVKTPIKVAVMGCVVNGPGEAREADIGLAGGRDCAVIFRKGEVVRKVRGEANVLAEFMKELDLIITEFEERCD
- a CDS encoding phosphoadenosine phosphosulfate reductase family protein, with translation MQSLQDKLAETRRTLSSLIEHHDPARVALAWTGGKDSTVVLDLWRETMGSRRVLAVNLDTGHKFSEVMAFRDRMAEEWDVDLRIVRPLPEDVPTRIAADKLACCGGLKVRPLRRAVAELGLEVLITGIRADENPSRTDLTHLEDRQGYVQANPILHWTEMDVWAHTTARGLPYCELYDRGYRSLGCVPCTARAAHGLDERAGRNQEKEARMAELRALGYF
- a CDS encoding pyridoxamine 5'-phosphate oxidase family protein; translated protein: MTILDDMARLILDRNLCVLATSSDGMPHASPMFCMPEPDLEYIHMATLANTRKWANIAGQPQHGPSIEEGEPALTVGSVLATVKGTGQRESILVLLETSPPPEGFPAGVRIRADPPQAAPDLVFDRC